In Euwallacea fornicatus isolate EFF26 chromosome 26, ASM4011564v1, whole genome shotgun sequence, one DNA window encodes the following:
- the LOC136347044 gene encoding uncharacterized protein, whose translation MERFPNHQAPNHQTFKNLFQRLCDTGSLMKTPGGGKPITRRTPEVEEEILKRIEENPGTSTRKIAAVLNISHKVVWTVLKEQQLYPYHIQRVQALLPQDFPPRIQFSQLTLQKVALDPQFLSRVLFTDEATFSRSAIINFHNNHIWADENSHSIVDERFQHQFSLNVWAGIVGDYLIGPYFLPHHLNGETYLNFLQNTLSVLLEEVPIAQRLQMWFMHDGARAHFPLRVREHLNATFPTKWIGRGIPEPNQSWPARSPDCNPLDFYFWGDLKRLVYAVPINTLDQLQECIITRCETIRNKPGVFERVRQSLTRRMEACIMSNGGHFQQFL comes from the coding sequence atggaaaggtttccaaaccaccaagctcccaaccaccaaacctttaaaaacctctttcaacgtctttgtgatacaggatctcttatgaaaactccaggaggaggaaagccaataacacgtcgaacaccagaagtggaggaagaaatcttaaaacgtattgaagaaaaccccggaacAAGTACTCGTAAAATAGCTgccgttttaaatattagtcaTAAAGTAGtgtggactgttttaaaagAGCAACAACTTTACCCGTACCACATACAAAGAGTACAAGCCTTGTTGCCTCAAGATTTTCCTCCACGTATTCAGTTTAGTCAACTGACCCTACAAAAAGTTGCATTAGATCCACAATTCCTTTCTCGTGTATTGTTCACAGATGAAGCGACGTTTTCCAGAAGTGCAATTATCAACTTCCACAATAATCACATTTGGGCTGATGAAAATTCTCATTCAATTGTGGACGAGCGGTTCCAACAtcaattttctctaaatgtATGGGCCGGTATAGTTGGAGATTATTTGATTGGACCCTACTTTTTGCCGCATCATCTTAATGgagaaacatatttaaattttttgcaaaatactttATCAGTTTTACTGGAAGAAGTACCTATTGCACAGAGGCTTcaaatgtggtttatgcatgaCGGTGCGCGAGCACATTTTCCTTTACGCGTCCGCGAGCACttaaatgcaacttttccaaCTAAATGGATAGGCAGAGGTATCCCAGAGCCTAATCAGTCGTGGCCAGCAAGGTCCCCGGATTGTAATCCTCTGGACTTCTACTTTTGGGGTGATCTGAAGAGACTTGTCTATGCTGTCCCAATAAACACTCTAGATCAACTTCAGGAATGTATAATTACCAGATGTGAAACGATACGCAACAAACCAGGAGTTTTCGAGAGAGTGAGacaatcattaacaagaaggatggaagcgtgcattatgagtaatggtggtcattttcagcaattcttatga